The region TTGTCGTTCATGTCCGATATTCCGTTGGGTGCCGCCCCTAAAAGCTAAAGGGGGGATTCTTGGGCCGACGCTCACGCAGGCCGAACATGACGATCAACACAATCGTCACGATCGAGATAAATTCGCCTATTCCCATGTCATCGCCTCCTAAAAAATGTGCGGTTGGTTCTGACGGGAGAATCCCAGTAGTTTCCATTTTTTGTCACGACGCATGTGATGGTGGGTTTGGATGTTGCGACTGCTGGAACAGGTACTCGCTGAAGTCATCGAGGATATCCTGATACCGCGGGGGTGTGGATGCCGCGACCGGTCGGTTTGCCTTCCGGCCATGCGTCTTTGACGGACGGGCGGTCCCGACCAGCCATTGCCACACGTTCCGCAAGAACAGCGACAGCCCGACCAGCAACAACCGGTACAGTGGATCCCGTGAGGAGGTCCGAGCCCGGGAGTGGTTCAACTGGCGGTAGCTGGCTTCGATCCCGAACCGCGTCCGATACGTCTCGCGGACATCGACCGGAGACAATCGCACCTTCCAGGTCGCGAAGAACAGCTTCTTCGTGTGCCGCGTCTTCGTGCGGTGGCGGCGATACGACTTGTACGTCACGACCAACCGGATGTCGACCGCGTCCTTCCCCGCCCGGTGGGTGTACGGGTACGAGCCCGCCTTCCAGTTCCGGCACGCGCGCATCCCCTTGGCCTTGCGGCCCCGCTTGGGTTTGCGGCCCCGCATGACCACCGGGATGATGAACGGGAGATTGTGATCCTGGAGCCACGCCATCACCGGCACGGTGAAGAAGTAGCGGTCGAGGAGAGCCGTCTTGCACACAATCCCGCTGGCCGCCACCTCGGCCCACAGGCGCTCGAGAACGTCGGTCGGCGTCTCCTTGGCGCGGACCCAGGTCAGGGCCAACGTGTACCGCCAACCGGCGACGACGACACACACGGTGGCATACGTATGGAACTTGGTGGTCCCGCGGTCGGGTTTGCCGCGGCGGAGTTGGCGGGCACTTTTTTTTGGGGCGCCGTAGTACGGGATGGCATGGTAATCGACCGCCAGGGTGACCGCCCGACCGGCCAATCGGGGCAACAGGGCGGGGAGCCGAAGCAACCGGTTGAGTCGTCGTTCGAGAGCCGGTACCTGCCGGGGCAGGTGGACCCGGAGGAGGTTCCAGAACGTCTGGTCGTGGGTTCCGGGGTACAGTCGGTGGACGGCACGGGATAACGACGCGGTGCGAGCCGCCGCCCACACCAGGACCGTCCAGAGCATGGCGGCCGTGCAGACCACCGCATCACCGAACGCGAAAACGGTTTGGCAATGCTCGGCGGCGGCCGCGAACACCTCGTTGGGGATGACACGAGGCGACAACCGGGTATACACTCCCATGGAACACGGGCTCCTTCCGTGGAGGGTGATTGCGTGACACAACCCCTTTACCGAACGGAGCCTGTGTTCCCTAGCTCAATTGGAAAGTACTGAATCCGGCACACACGAGTGATTCGTCGATTGTTTTCATTGAGGACACCAGTTCCATGAACAGGTATTCCAGCCGTCCTTTGGACAGGTCGCGCGAAATGGCCAGCTGTTCCACGGTGACAAAAGAGCCGCATTCGGTGGTCGTGACATCGGCGGTGATTTCCCCAACGGGCTGAAGCACGCTGGCATACACGCGGCCGTCGGGAATAGCGATGTTGCTCAGAACGGTGAGCTTGGTGCATTCGCCGGATCGAACGGCAATTCCTTTGAAAGAAACGCCGCCCTGCCGAAGTTCGTATGTCACTCGGGCCGGCGATCTTACTTTGGGCCGACATTCAATCGGTGCATACCGCGTGGGCAAGGTCATATGGAAGGTGTGCTTGGTCGTAGCTGGCTGGTCGATGTGGCTACGTCGCGTACATGCGTCCGCAGCGTTCACGAGTCGCATCAGGAAGTTCATTTAAACCCTCGTTTTAATGGCGCAACTACGGAGGCACCTAAAAAGTAAGTGCCTTGTCTGAGATTTTGATGGTTTGCTTACGTGGGCGATAATTCCGAGTGAAAGCGGACGGTCACGCAGGCCGTCCGCGATTTGAAGCATTTATTTATTTAAAAAATCCCACGAGCCAGTTGGCCCCCGCCTTCTGAACCGCCCCACTGGAGGCGGCTTGTTTGGCGATGTACGACAAAGCCCAGAACATGACAAAGAGGACCAGAAGGCAGCTGGTCTGAAAATCGAGCCCAAAAATACCGAACGCGAGCAACATGGGAAACCCCAGGTAAAAAGAAAGGGCGATGTTAGTGAGTAAGAGCCTGTTTCCGGGAAGAAGTTAATGCGGCCTGTTTTTCGACGCAGCGGCGAAGATGGCACTGGCGAAGCTGCCCAGGATCGTCCCGGTCTGTGCGTCCGACGCGAGCTTGGCTTCGTGGGCACGCCGTTGTTTCGCGTCCCACAGTTCCGGTCTGAAAATGATCAGAAACGCGTTGACTCCGAGGTAGGCGGCGATGCAGCCGACTATGATCGTGATGCTCGTGGCGTCCATCTGAATTTCCTTGAGTTCTGGGGCCCCAAAGATTCGGCATGGTTCTTCTTCAAGCCAGTTTCGACGAAGGCTTACTGCTCGAATTCGTGTTGAACATCTTTGATCGTTGAGTGGTCGACGGAATGCTTTTCCTCATACGTTTCGCGGGCCGTTTTATTCAGTGGCGCCCCGGGTTCGGGAGCATGTTCGGGTGCCCCGAAATAGGCTTCGTGGACTGTCTGCCGCACGTCCTTGACGGCTTCACGCCCCATCGCCTTCATTTCGGCAAGAAACTCTTGTAGTTTTTCAGAGGCCATGTGTCTCCTTGAAACGAGTTACTTAGGCATGTTTTCCATCATCCAATACTGATCTGCGCGGGCGTCTTCGAGGGCTTGCAGCTTTGCCTGCTCCTCTCGCGAGATATACTGTGAAGAAACGTACAGACAGACCGCAGACAGCAGGAAGAACCCACTTAAGCTACTGCCATCGGCGTATGCATAATGGGCGGCGATGAATGCCGCGATCGGCTCACAGACGGTTCTTGCCCTCCTATCTCCTACGAGGTACGAGAAAACACTTTTCCCCACGTATCGCGAGTGCGGGCGGTAGCCCCACACGTTTCGCTTCCAGCTGAGTTTGAGCCTGTGTACCGCGAGCCAGCAGCATGTCATCACGAAGAAGAGAAACACCCCGGGGCTATGCGGAACGATCATGATCGCATAGAAGAGTAGCGCGCTCATGCCGATCAACATCTGGAACCCGAAGTATCTCGTGCCCATAGTTCCCGGGCAGGTTAACCACGCATGAAACGGTATTGAGAGAGATTGGGCCAGAGCAATTATGATGCTTACGTTTTGCTTCACCCCTTCGAGGAACTCCGGCTGATGTTGCTGTTTCATATAGCTCCTTGGTATTAGGAATACAGGCAATTCGTAGACTTGCAACAACGATCTGGAGAAAGATATATTTCTCCGTAGGATTAGAATCGTTGCCTGAACTGTGCCTTGATGAAGGTGTTGCCATTGCTGAAGCGCCGGCCGGATTGGAAGACGTACGCTTCCACCTTTCGGCTTTTACCGCCCTTGGAGAGCGAAACAAACGCATCGGGGGGCAGAGCAGGTCTAAATACCTGATTCCAACTGGCGCTAATGTTGCCCTGTGGTTGTCCGAGGAAGTCACTCACGATGTCGAAGGGTTGACTCGTCCCGCTCGATCCTCCAAAGGTGACTTCCGTTACTTCCCCGGCGAAATTCGACAGAAGCTTATTCGTTTCAGTGTCGGAATTTGCACATCCTATAACCGTTGCATGATTACTCATCCAAGCCTGGACCTGGTGCCGTGCCGCTTCGCTACTGCCTAACGCAGTGACCGCAAGCGGGATGTTTTGAATCACGTTGACGCAGATGCACTTGAACTGCCGGGACTGACTGAGAAACATCGCGTCGAGTTCGGGCACACAGAAGTTGGCCGCTTCATCCGTGTAAAAGATAAACGGCCGGCACGGTTCCTTGAGGCTTCGCCGCATCGCAGCGCGTTGGAACAGGAGCTTGACGGCAACGGCCGCCCACTGAGCGGGTGGTCCAAAAACAGCCCCCGGCACGTCGAAGATGACCAGTTTCCCATCCCTCAAAGCCTTTTCGGCGGTGAATGTCGTATCTCCCGTAATTAGGTCTGCAAAGCGGTTCGAAAGTAGCTTGTCGAGGGTATTCAGGGTCACCGACTGAATGATGCTACGGGTTTTTTCTGAGAGTTCGGGCCACTCGGTACTGAACCACTCCCAGGCCATCTTGAACGCACGCGTCTCGCTACGATTCATCGAGGCTGCCAGGACGATTTTCGCGGCCGGAGAGCTTTGCCTCCACTTCGGGTCTTTGAACTGCTCAGGGCTATTGGGAAGCGATTGGCAAAATTCGAGAACCTCCTGAAATCCGACAACTAACCCCGCCATTTGGAGCAGGGCCATCGCGTAGCCCATCTGCCTTTCGGAGCTTTCGGGCCAGTAGCTGTCGGAACTGGTTCGCTGCCGGTTGCGATTCGCGGCTTCCATGATGACGCCGAGGAGAGCCTTAGCGCTCTCCACCCCACCCCCTCTCGCGCTCATCTCGCTGTCCAGCAGATTGATCCGCCAGCGACCACCGGGCTTCACGTGAATCAAGTCGGCCAACCGACCGGTTTGGCGCATGTAAGCGATGTGCCGGGCCGCTTCGTCTGGCTTCTGGCAGAGTATCAGCCCCCCGGGACGTGACGGGTGCCCGTATAGTCCCACGGCCAAGTTCGAGCAAATTCCCGTTGTCTTCCCTGACCCAATCATCCCGCTGATAAAGACGTTCGAGCAACACTGCTGCAGCGTAAGCTGGTCCTTTCGTCCCGGTCCAATCTTGAGGACGGCGTCTCGGTGAAGGAATAGGCCGAGAATTAACTGATAGAGCAACCGAACCATGCTTGTTCCTCAGTGCGTAGGGGAGCGAGGCCGCGTGTTAGGCGGCCGTCGCTTTCGGTTTGGGAGCGAGTTACTTGGCCTTCAAAATGGCCTGGAGATTCGCCAGGGGTAAGCCGAGCTTCTCCAGCCGCTTCAGGGCGTCTACGAGGGTGGACAGAAGGGAGAAGATTTTCGTCAGGTCTTGAATCCCGAACACGATGGTCACGTCGCCAATACTCACTTTGACGGGTCGTGCCGGCTTCTGCTTTCTCGTCGAAGCGACCAGGCTGTCGGAGAGGTACGCTTCGGCGGCTTGTACCTTCATGAGCTTCACTTTCTCATATTCCGCCAGTTGCTGATCCGGGAGCAATCTTGACAAACCGTACCCGAGGCGCGGCCCGAGTTCGGAGGTCTTAATTTTGAGCTTTAATTCCTCAATCAGGTTCTCGAAGATCGCCATCGCTTTGCTCACCGCGGTCTGTTTCGCGGCGGGGACGTTTCGGCACAGCTCGGCCTGATTCCAGCCGCCTTCCCGCATCAGATCGATGAAGATTTCGGCCTGAGCCAGGATGTCGAACGATTCCGTCATATTGTTGTCAGTCAATTCCTCAATCAGCAGACGAGTCGGCGTGATTTCACCGGACAGAATTACCGCGGGCACCGTATCGAGAGAGGAGGCGCGCCGAGCGGCGTTGAGCCTGGTCTGTCCGCAGACGAGCCGGTAAAACTCGCCCTCGGGTATCACCTTCACCGGGTTTCTGATTCCGGCCACGCGGATGTCGTTGGTGATGGCTGTTTCGTGGTCGTAGTAATGCTTCGTCGTCCGGTCCTTGCGGTCGCGGAGTAAGTTCAGGATCTTTGAAATTGGAATCTGAGTGACGAACAAGCCAGAAGCTGGGCCGTAGTGGTTAGGATCGGGGAGCGGGGCGGACATTCTGCACCTCCTTGGTGCGTAGGGGGATTCAGGCCGGGGACGACGAAGAACCGGGCACAGGGTAATCAGAAAATTCTCTCGAAGAGCCAAGCCAGCCTTCAAAACTCTTTACAGCTTAGTAAGAATCTCCGAAGACTTTATCTTGCATGACACACAGGTTACTTTGCCGCACTTGTCACGTCGCCGACAGAGAGGTGCCAAGTGGGCGCAAATTGGGCGCAACGATGGTGAAAATGATAAAAGTGAATGGGCCAAAAGCTAAAGCGGCGCGCGAGAAATCACTATTACGCCAGGAAGAATTGGCGGAGAAAGCCAGAGTTTCGAAGCGAACTATTCAGCGACTTGAAAATGGCGAAGACATTTCGCCTCTTACAATTCGACTGGTCGCAGAGGCACTGAAGGTTGAAGTATCCGCGCTTCTTGCAGACACAGTCGAAGACAAACAAAATGCCGGAAATGCAAAAGAGGCCATTGAAAACAGTGAGAAACGGCAAACAGATCTTGTTGATGCCATATTCAAGATAAATGAACCTCATCCATGGAATTCGGATCAACTTTCAGATTTCTTTAAAAAAATTGATCCCATACTGCCTTGGATTCGATCTGCCAAGATCGCTCGCATGGGAGAAGGATGCGTGGAATTGACTTTTCAACTCACCGAAGACCAGCTTTCACAGCTGATTGAAGTATACGAGCGAGGGGATTTGGATTTCCTTAACGTGATTGAGATAACACCAAGTTATATTAAAAATGAGAGCACCCCTATAGACCGTGATTCGGTCAACGTAGATCTCCTTCCCATTGTCCCTCTAGTGGCTAGCAAAATATATAGATGGCAGGCAATATTTGTTGCCTCTACTGCGTCGATAATTGCATTTCTAGGATGGCTTCTAATTGATGCCAGATATCGCGCAGACGAATTAGAGGCAACCAATGCCAAACTCATACAGCGTCAACACGATTATGAAGATATAATCGAAAAAGCAAGACTAGATTGGCTTGAATTACGATCAGCATCGCAATCAGAATTAAAAATTGCTAATTCTAAATTTGAAGAAGCAATAATAAAGCTCGGAGATGCTAGTGATAAGCTTTCTAATGAAAGACTGGCTACACAGAGGGCGACTCAAGAATTTCAGGCATACCAAAAAGCCTATGAAAAAAATCGACAACTTGTTCAAGAAACACGAAACAAACTCGACACACTTCTTCGCCTGGAAGAAGGAGAAATTAAAAAAGAAATGATTCTAAATATCAGGAATAAGCTTGATTAAAAACCGCCGTCCTGCCTCCCGGCTCTGAAGCGGCACGCAGCCTCCCGCAATCGCTGGCTACGGTCTGCTTCCCTTTCGCCTCGTCAGGCCGCGTTGATGCGGTCAACAAGCGAAAGGTTCCGGTATGCCCCAAGTCCAGTATTCGTTGCACTTTCCGTCGACCCCGTCTACAAATGAGAGCGAACTAACTCATGTCCCTGTGATGGCCAAGTCCAAGGTTAATCCCTCTCTTTTTGATTCCGAATTACCTCCGGAAGA is a window of Fimbriiglobus ruber DNA encoding:
- a CDS encoding transposase, with amino-acid sequence MGVYTRLSPRVIPNEVFAAAAEHCQTVFAFGDAVVCTAAMLWTVLVWAAARTASLSRAVHRLYPGTHDQTFWNLLRVHLPRQVPALERRLNRLLRLPALLPRLAGRAVTLAVDYHAIPYYGAPKKSARQLRRGKPDRGTTKFHTYATVCVVVAGWRYTLALTWVRAKETPTDVLERLWAEVAASGIVCKTALLDRYFFTVPVMAWLQDHNLPFIIPVVMRGRKPKRGRKAKGMRACRNWKAGSYPYTHRAGKDAVDIRLVVTYKSYRRHRTKTRHTKKLFFATWKVRLSPVDVRETYRTRFGIEASYRQLNHSRARTSSRDPLYRLLLVGLSLFLRNVWQWLVGTARPSKTHGRKANRPVAASTPPRYQDILDDFSEYLFQQSQHPNPPSHAS
- a CDS encoding ParB/RepB/Spo0J family partition protein, encoding MSAPLPDPNHYGPASGLFVTQIPISKILNLLRDRKDRTTKHYYDHETAITNDIRVAGIRNPVKVIPEGEFYRLVCGQTRLNAARRASSLDTVPAVILSGEITPTRLLIEELTDNNMTESFDILAQAEIFIDLMREGGWNQAELCRNVPAAKQTAVSKAMAIFENLIEELKLKIKTSELGPRLGYGLSRLLPDQQLAEYEKVKLMKVQAAEAYLSDSLVASTRKQKPARPVKVSIGDVTIVFGIQDLTKIFSLLSTLVDALKRLEKLGLPLANLQAILKAK
- a CDS encoding TraM recognition domain-containing protein, giving the protein MADLIHVKPGGRWRINLLDSEMSARGGGVESAKALLGVIMEAANRNRQRTSSDSYWPESSERQMGYAMALLQMAGLVVGFQEVLEFCQSLPNSPEQFKDPKWRQSSPAAKIVLAASMNRSETRAFKMAWEWFSTEWPELSEKTRSIIQSVTLNTLDKLLSNRFADLITGDTTFTAEKALRDGKLVIFDVPGAVFGPPAQWAAVAVKLLFQRAAMRRSLKEPCRPFIFYTDEAANFCVPELDAMFLSQSRQFKCICVNVIQNIPLAVTALGSSEAARHQVQAWMSNHATVIGCANSDTETNKLLSNFAGEVTEVTFGGSSGTSQPFDIVSDFLGQPQGNISASWNQVFRPALPPDAFVSLSKGGKSRKVEAYVFQSGRRFSNGNTFIKAQFRQRF
- a CDS encoding helix-turn-helix domain-containing protein, yielding MTHRLLCRTCHVADREVPSGRKLGATMVKMIKVNGPKAKAAREKSLLRQEELAEKARVSKRTIQRLENGEDISPLTIRLVAEALKVEVSALLADTVEDKQNAGNAKEAIENSEKRQTDLVDAIFKINEPHPWNSDQLSDFFKKIDPILPWIRSAKIARMGEGCVELTFQLTEDQLSQLIEVYERGDLDFLNVIEITPSYIKNESTPIDRDSVNVDLLPIVPLVASKIYRWQAIFVASTASIIAFLGWLLIDARYRADELEATNAKLIQRQHDYEDIIEKARLDWLELRSASQSELKIANSKFEEAIIKLGDASDKLSNERLATQRATQEFQAYQKAYEKNRQLVQETRNKLDTLLRLEEGEIKKEMILNIRNKLD